The Lonsdalea populi genome window below encodes:
- the speE gene encoding polyamine aminopropyltransferase, with the protein MSQKEIWYETLHANFGQYFAVDSVLYHEKTDHQDLIIFENAALGRVMALDGVVQTTERDEFIYHEMLTHVPLLAHGNAKRVLIIGGGDGGMLREVCRHHGVEQITMVEIDAGVVEFCGQYLPNHSAGAYDDPRFRLVIEDGVNFVKACQEKFDVIISDCTDPIGPGESLFTSGFYEGCARCLNDGGIFVAQNGVCFLQQDESVTSHNKLSHYFSDVSFYQAAIPTYYGGIMTFAWASNNPALRQLNPEHLQERFAATGIDCRYYNPAIHVGSFALPQYLLNALSAAR; encoded by the coding sequence ATGTCCCAGAAAGAAATTTGGTATGAAACACTCCATGCCAACTTCGGTCAGTACTTTGCTGTAGACAGCGTGCTCTATCACGAAAAGACCGACCATCAGGACCTGATCATTTTCGAAAACGCCGCGCTGGGCCGGGTGATGGCGCTGGATGGCGTGGTGCAGACCACCGAACGTGACGAGTTTATCTATCATGAGATGCTGACTCACGTGCCCCTGCTGGCGCATGGCAATGCCAAACGCGTCCTGATTATTGGCGGCGGCGACGGCGGTATGCTGCGCGAAGTCTGTCGTCATCACGGCGTAGAACAGATCACGATGGTCGAAATCGACGCCGGCGTGGTGGAGTTCTGCGGTCAGTACCTGCCGAACCACAGCGCGGGCGCCTATGACGACCCGCGTTTCCGTCTGGTCATCGAGGACGGCGTGAACTTCGTTAAAGCCTGCCAGGAAAAATTCGACGTCATTATCTCCGACTGCACCGACCCGATTGGTCCCGGAGAAAGCCTGTTTACCTCCGGCTTCTATGAGGGTTGCGCACGCTGCCTGAACGACGGCGGTATTTTCGTGGCGCAAAACGGCGTTTGTTTCCTCCAGCAGGATGAGTCGGTCACCAGCCATAACAAGCTGAGCCACTACTTTAGCGACGTCAGCTTCTATCAGGCGGCGATCCCCACCTATTACGGCGGGATCATGACCTTCGCCTGGGCGAGCAACAACCCAGCCTTACGCCAACTGAACCCGGAACATCTGCAAGAACGTTTCGCCGCGACGGGAATCGACTGCCGCTACTATAATCCGGCCATCCACGTAGGCAGCTTTGCCCTGCCGCAGTATTTGCTGAATGCTTTGTCGGCCGCGCGCTGA
- the pilM gene encoding type IV pilus biogenesis protein PilM, which translates to MEFALPVLVFCLVIALMAGEAQRHSVEHVRSSIQQTLPDQLAVDMLRTADAINHWRHGRTVTDGPVSPAQTGMIPVPDSRIQTVIQSGRLWIWVPATDGVLTALSTQSVTSALTLTVNGGRLRMVDGTDMNLPLPSGVTEGSIVYLN; encoded by the coding sequence ATGGAATTCGCGCTGCCAGTTCTGGTTTTCTGCCTGGTCATCGCGCTGATGGCCGGTGAGGCACAGCGCCATTCAGTCGAGCATGTCCGTTCATCCATCCAGCAGACTCTTCCCGATCAGCTTGCCGTTGACATGCTGCGTACGGCGGATGCCATCAACCACTGGCGCCACGGGCGCACAGTGACGGATGGGCCCGTCTCTCCTGCACAGACCGGCATGATCCCCGTGCCGGACAGTCGTATTCAGACAGTGATCCAGAGCGGGCGTCTCTGGATTTGGGTGCCAGCCACTGATGGCGTATTGACAGCCCTCAGTACACAGTCCGTGACTTCCGCGTTGACGCTGACGGTAAACGGCGGACGTCTGCGGATGGTTGACGGGACTGATATGAACCTGCCTCTGCCGTCCGGTGTGACGGAGGGCAGCATTGTTTATCTTAATTAA
- a CDS encoding DUF4160 domain-containing protein translates to MPVILRLNGFEFFFYSNEGNPREPAHIHVRNTENEAKFWTENGVKLSRNDGFDARTLRELTKMIEQNQTLFVEAWYDYFS, encoded by the coding sequence ATGCCGGTTATACTCAGACTAAACGGATTTGAATTTTTCTTTTACTCCAATGAGGGCAATCCTCGCGAACCTGCCCATATACATGTCCGCAATACAGAGAACGAAGCAAAGTTTTGGACAGAAAACGGAGTGAAATTGAGCCGAAATGATGGTTTCGATGCTCGGACGCTTCGGGAATTAACCAAAATGATAGAGCAAAACCAGACGTTGTTTGTGGAGGCCTGGTATGACTATTTCAGCTAA
- a CDS encoding DUF2442 domain-containing protein, whose protein sequence is MTISAKNVKFDETTMWVELSDGRVMGVPLAWFPKLLSASESARGDFELSKRGIHWDSLDEDISIDGLLAGRGDVTHIPHYVA, encoded by the coding sequence ATGACTATTTCAGCTAAAAATGTGAAATTTGACGAAACCACGATGTGGGTTGAATTAAGCGATGGACGGGTTATGGGGGTTCCTCTGGCCTGGTTTCCAAAACTTCTCAGCGCCTCTGAATCTGCTCGTGGAGATTTTGAACTCAGTAAACGCGGTATTCATTGGGATTCCCTGGATGAGGATATTTCCATTGATGGTTTACTTGCTGGCCGTGGTGATGTGACACATATTCCACACTATGTGGCCTGA
- the nrdI gene encoding class Ib ribonucleoside-diphosphate reductase assembly flavoprotein NrdI, whose translation MNPLLIYFSSQSENTSRFIDRVGLPAIRIPVRPSAVMKEVTRPYILVVPSYGGGTVIGAVPRQVIHFLNNPSHRHLLRGVIAAGNRNFGEAYGIAGDIIARKCQVPCLYRFELSGTPEDVENVRKGVNLWLQQNQ comes from the coding sequence ATGAATCCGTTGTTGATCTATTTCTCCAGCCAGTCGGAGAACACGAGTCGTTTCATCGACCGGGTGGGGCTCCCGGCCATCCGTATCCCTGTTCGGCCAAGTGCGGTAATGAAAGAGGTCACGCGACCCTATATTTTGGTGGTTCCCAGCTATGGCGGCGGCACGGTGATTGGCGCGGTCCCCCGTCAGGTGATCCACTTTCTCAACAACCCTTCCCATCGACATCTTCTCCGGGGCGTTATCGCCGCAGGCAACCGCAACTTCGGTGAAGCCTACGGTATTGCGGGCGACATTATCGCACGCAAATGCCAGGTGCCCTGCCTGTACCGCTTTGAGCTATCCGGCACCCCTGAAGATGTGGAAAACGTGCGTAAAGGAGTCAACCTTTGGCTACAGCAGAATCAGTGA
- the nrdH gene encoding glutaredoxin-like protein NrdH yields the protein MSITVYSKSNCPQCDATCRALDKHQIGYNKIDLTQDSQALAFVRSLGHQQAPVVVAGQEHWSGFRPDKIHALRAIAV from the coding sequence ATGAGCATTACTGTTTACAGCAAATCCAACTGCCCGCAGTGCGATGCCACCTGCCGGGCGCTCGACAAGCACCAGATTGGCTATAACAAAATCGATCTGACTCAGGACTCGCAGGCGCTGGCTTTCGTGCGATCGCTGGGTCACCAGCAGGCGCCGGTGGTCGTGGCAGGGCAGGAACACTGGAGCGGCTTTCGCCCGGACAAAATCCATGCGCTGCGTGCCATTGCCGTCTGA
- the pilL2 gene encoding PFGI-1 class ICE element type IV pilus protein PilL2, giving the protein MAVPSRRTATGAGLLACSVMLAGCTNPSSDAAPNPAGRYQQPARFDDIYRNRAPEVVRYDRYTLASTRPDDAQRDPLNQIIDVTMPAQLANSVGDGFRYLLLESGYSLCSATSSALSELLARPLPAVQRDIGPVKLSEALQILAGPAWRLRVDEVNREVCFELRDQYRSFTAPLTVPVSPAPQHAPISPSSDIKPAQTAKVADIVDAVSRNPFTGDMRMNNTPGIGQKPALKPESLAVPSPVLTTAKTTAGQKSVELSPAGSSPMTSPDAGLKASSSQKKPITAGPSVPVQPTTVNALRQAEPVRPAISLPLASPVSSQTASSYIPGAPVAPLPVGQTWRAEPGSTLKETLTGWAAKAPCSNGGSWVVIWPVALDYRIEAPLMFHGNFESVMVQVFDLYRKAEKPLFAEANRIQCLISVGDSPTGGGR; this is encoded by the coding sequence ATGGCAGTACCTTCAAGACGCACAGCAACGGGAGCCGGACTGCTTGCCTGCTCGGTAATGCTTGCTGGTTGCACTAACCCGTCTTCCGATGCAGCGCCAAATCCAGCAGGGCGTTATCAGCAGCCTGCCCGTTTCGATGACATTTACCGTAACCGTGCCCCTGAAGTGGTACGTTATGATCGCTACACGCTCGCCAGCACACGCCCTGACGATGCACAACGTGACCCGCTTAATCAGATTATTGATGTCACCATGCCAGCTCAGCTGGCGAACTCCGTGGGTGACGGGTTTCGGTATCTGCTGCTGGAATCAGGCTATTCACTGTGTTCAGCCACTTCTTCAGCGCTCTCTGAGCTCCTCGCTCGTCCGCTTCCTGCCGTACAGCGCGATATCGGTCCGGTGAAACTGAGCGAAGCCCTGCAGATCCTGGCCGGCCCCGCCTGGCGACTGAGAGTGGATGAGGTTAATCGCGAAGTCTGCTTTGAACTGCGGGACCAGTATCGCAGCTTCACCGCCCCGTTGACGGTACCTGTTTCACCAGCGCCGCAGCATGCTCCGATCAGCCCCTCATCTGACATTAAGCCAGCTCAGACTGCGAAGGTAGCTGACATAGTTGATGCGGTGTCGCGTAATCCCTTTACCGGTGATATGCGCATGAACAACACACCGGGCATCGGACAAAAACCTGCACTTAAGCCGGAGAGTCTGGCCGTCCCGTCGCCGGTACTGACGACGGCGAAGACAACGGCAGGACAGAAATCCGTTGAGCTTTCGCCTGCCGGAAGTTCGCCGATGACATCACCTGATGCTGGACTGAAAGCGTCCTCATCTCAGAAAAAACCAATAACCGCCGGTCCCTCGGTTCCTGTACAGCCGACGACAGTGAACGCTCTCCGGCAGGCTGAGCCCGTCCGTCCTGCCATCTCACTGCCGCTGGCTTCGCCGGTTTCAAGTCAGACCGCATCTTCATATATTCCGGGTGCCCCGGTCGCTCCCCTGCCTGTCGGACAGACGTGGCGAGCCGAGCCTGGCTCCACGCTAAAAGAGACCCTAACCGGCTGGGCAGCTAAGGCACCGTGCAGCAACGGTGGGAGCTGGGTAGTCATTTGGCCCGTGGCGCTTGATTACCGCATTGAGGCACCTCTGATGTTTCACGGCAACTTTGAATCGGTGATGGTTCAGGTCTTTGATCTGTACCGCAAGGCCGAAAAACCGTTGTTTGCTGAAGCCAACCGTATCCAGTGCCTAATTTCCGTGGGTGATTCACCAACTGGTGGGGGACGATGA
- the ltrA gene encoding group II intron reverse transcriptase/maturase — MIAKAQNTAFEKVRVLQRKLYLAAKADPKRKFGVLYDKVCSNQVLGMAWTQVRANKGAPGIDRLSIEQVEKEIGVGNFLRDIQKKLVAKRYVPQPVRRVYIPKSDGKERPLGIPVIADRVVQAAVKIVIEPLFEASFKDFSYGFRPRRSAQQALREIYKWLNFKCHWVVDADLKSYFDTIPHDKLLLSVRTRVIDRPVMKLIEMWLKAGVMGDVRQKSSDTGTPQGGVISPLLANLYLHWLDHAWEKQGFNQRWHDAHLVRYADDFVILCRKQPKFYLEQARRILGRLGLTLNADKTKVVNATKSPFEFLGHRFAVQPSKKDGKLKTYYYPSPKSMKTVKRKIREVTQKGQHWDLPVLIRMKINPILRGWGNYFRMCNSRMHFRSIANYTTWALCIMLRKKHKKRAKGWRDHPPNWFYEYQGLFKLYSLSITGDEISRYARPVTP, encoded by the coding sequence GTGATTGCGAAAGCTCAAAACACGGCATTTGAAAAGGTACGAGTACTGCAACGCAAGCTATACCTGGCCGCCAAGGCGGATCCGAAACGTAAGTTTGGTGTTCTGTATGACAAGGTATGCAGTAACCAGGTTTTAGGCATGGCATGGACTCAGGTCAGAGCTAACAAAGGTGCGCCGGGTATCGACCGGCTCTCGATCGAACAGGTTGAGAAAGAGATCGGTGTTGGTAATTTCCTGCGGGATATCCAGAAGAAACTTGTTGCGAAACGGTATGTTCCACAGCCTGTACGGAGGGTTTATATCCCGAAGTCGGATGGAAAGGAAAGGCCGCTTGGCATACCTGTTATAGCAGATCGTGTAGTACAGGCAGCAGTAAAGATCGTCATAGAACCGCTGTTCGAAGCGAGTTTCAAGGACTTCTCATATGGCTTCCGGCCACGCAGAAGTGCGCAGCAGGCGCTAAGAGAAATCTATAAATGGCTGAACTTTAAATGTCATTGGGTGGTGGATGCCGACTTGAAGTCATACTTCGACACCATTCCCCACGACAAACTGCTGTTGTCGGTGAGGACCAGAGTCATTGACCGCCCGGTCATGAAGCTGATTGAAATGTGGCTGAAAGCTGGAGTTATGGGTGACGTTCGTCAGAAGAGCAGCGATACGGGGACTCCGCAAGGAGGCGTCATATCGCCACTACTGGCTAATCTGTACCTCCACTGGCTTGACCATGCCTGGGAAAAGCAGGGATTCAACCAACGATGGCATGACGCTCATTTAGTGCGTTATGCCGATGACTTTGTCATTTTGTGCAGAAAACAACCGAAGTTTTATCTGGAGCAGGCCCGGAGGATATTGGGTCGGCTTGGGTTAACACTTAACGCAGATAAGACAAAAGTCGTTAACGCGACTAAATCACCGTTTGAATTTCTCGGTCACAGGTTCGCAGTGCAGCCGTCCAAAAAGGACGGAAAGCTGAAGACCTACTATTACCCCTCACCGAAATCAATGAAAACCGTAAAGCGCAAGATCCGCGAAGTCACACAGAAAGGTCAGCACTGGGATCTGCCGGTGTTAATCAGAATGAAGATAAACCCAATCCTCAGAGGTTGGGGAAACTACTTCAGGATGTGTAACTCCCGGATGCACTTCCGGAGCATTGCAAACTACACGACATGGGCACTTTGCATCATGTTAAGGAAGAAACACAAGAAGCGGGCTAAAGGATGGAGGGACCATCCGCCAAACTGGTTCTACGAATATCAAGGGCTGTTCAAATTATACAGCCTGTCGATAACCGGGGATGAAATCAGTCGGTATGCACGCCCTGTGACGCCGTAA
- a CDS encoding ABC transporter ATP-binding protein produces MTLPDILSVRELHCGYPSHPVLDGITFSIHEGELVSLLAESGEGKSTLLKAITGLIAPTQGQIVLAGTPVNGQPPSSQSVGMVFQDDALFPHLTVMENVRFGMQHIPGDESRRVLEVSLALMGVTDVAQRYPHELSKEQCLRGALARTLACRPSLLLLDSPFTGIDSQHRYPLLTQLRRLLKQRHIAALFVTTEREDAFAFADHLMLMRKGHLVQQGVSADLYYRPVNRYTADFMGYGNYLPVKITGDKGWKSFLGEHHAARSLGLEPGMMRDWLVRPQEIALALDPEGTAVIEDRLFLGTNNLYRVRVGDDVLQVQTNNWFEPDQPVRLSIRTEQPIFFPQQEGKTVITGPAA; encoded by the coding sequence ATGACCCTACCTGATATTTTGTCGGTGCGCGAACTGCACTGCGGTTACCCCTCTCATCCCGTCCTGGACGGCATCACCTTTTCCATTCATGAAGGCGAACTGGTCTCCCTGCTCGCGGAAAGCGGGGAGGGCAAGAGCACATTGCTCAAGGCGATTACCGGGCTGATCGCGCCGACGCAGGGCCAGATTGTGCTGGCGGGAACGCCCGTCAACGGCCAGCCCCCGTCTTCCCAGTCCGTTGGGATGGTGTTTCAGGATGATGCGCTGTTCCCGCATCTGACCGTGATGGAGAACGTCCGCTTCGGGATGCAGCACATCCCCGGCGACGAGTCCCGCCGCGTGCTGGAGGTGTCTCTGGCGCTAATGGGCGTCACGGACGTGGCGCAGCGTTACCCGCACGAATTGTCGAAAGAGCAGTGCCTGCGGGGCGCGCTGGCCCGTACGCTGGCCTGTCGCCCCTCGCTTTTGCTGCTGGATTCGCCGTTCACCGGCATAGACAGCCAGCATCGCTACCCGTTGCTGACGCAGCTGCGTCGATTACTGAAGCAGCGCCATATCGCGGCTCTGTTTGTGACCACCGAAAGAGAAGACGCCTTTGCCTTCGCCGACCATCTGATGCTAATGCGCAAGGGCCATCTGGTTCAGCAGGGCGTCTCCGCCGACCTGTATTACCGACCGGTGAATCGTTACACCGCGGACTTCATGGGCTATGGCAATTATTTGCCGGTGAAGATTACGGGGGACAAAGGGTGGAAGAGCTTTCTGGGCGAGCATCATGCGGCGCGCTCGCTGGGGCTGGAGCCGGGGATGATGCGCGACTGGCTGGTGCGCCCGCAGGAAATCGCGCTGGCGCTGGACCCGGAAGGCACGGCGGTGATAGAGGATCGCTTATTTCTGGGAACGAATAACCTATATCGGGTGAGAGTGGGGGACGATGTGCTGCAGGTGCAGACCAATAACTGGTTCGAGCCTGACCAGCCGGTCAGGCTCAGTATTCGTACCGAACAACCGATCTTTTTCCCTCAGCAAGAAGGAAAGACCGTAATTACAGGCCCGGCGGCCTAG
- a CDS encoding YacC family pilotin-like protein: MKKSALALLLLSLLSVSSASKALNEFEAEDLADLTAIFVYLKNNCGYQDLPNEQIRRALVGFAQQNRWDLSNYNTYDMIKLGESSYRDLSGIAIPTPKKCQSLARNSLSLLANTQ, from the coding sequence ATGAAAAAATCCGCACTGGCGCTACTCTTGCTGAGTCTGTTGAGTGTCTCCTCCGCCAGTAAAGCACTTAACGAATTTGAAGCCGAAGACCTTGCCGATCTGACGGCCATCTTCGTGTATCTGAAAAATAACTGCGGCTACCAGGATCTGCCCAATGAACAAATTCGACGCGCGCTGGTGGGATTTGCTCAGCAGAACCGCTGGGATTTGAGCAACTACAACACCTACGACATGATCAAACTGGGCGAATCCAGCTATCGCGATTTAAGCGGCATCGCCATTCCTACCCCCAAAAAATGCCAGTCATTGGCCCGAAATTCGCTCAGTCTGCTGGCGAATACCCAGTAA
- a CDS encoding ABC transporter permease — protein sequence MNLSIWRVSSGWLAGLLLFPVAAVAVLAGVEPGMSMASLWAMLSRYGGNTLTIMAESAAISLLLALSFALIMARYRFSGQRWLHLALLLPLAMPAYLLAAVYGELLEFGGPVRQTFYALSFVRPSGWGFDWSQSLRQLSCSLCLALTLFPYLYLLVRATLMSLPESVMQSGQLHSPPGLQMFFRVRFPLLRPTLWLGLAVVALEAVSDYGAASYFSVPTLTTASLDFWRDKAQFGAAARMALALLPLIVLLGAIARHGRLWQVRYQRPASPYPVERPEAPVWLRRVTLSAGWGLVLLAFGVPLLWLARHWLTTTVTLWTFPLLLATINSVLAATCATLISLGLAMLYLFDRRTADNPAFRHPLRWLGFNRVLPGSLAGMGVLVALMLFDSRGMPLAMGVLSGSVLMLILVYSLRGASLIIAPMHQQLRQLPAGMNAMSRTLGYSTAQNIWLNVFPSVRGTLLVGALLVWSESLRELNASLLLQRVNVDTLSTYVFGFAEFDQLPWVAAPAFLLVLLGVPPVLGLHRLLQREG from the coding sequence ATGAATCTCAGTATCTGGCGCGTCAGTAGCGGGTGGTTGGCGGGGTTGCTGCTGTTTCCTGTAGCGGCGGTAGCGGTGCTGGCCGGGGTTGAACCGGGCATGAGCATGGCTTCCCTGTGGGCGATGTTGTCGCGCTATGGGGGAAACACCTTGACGATCATGGCGGAGAGTGCGGCAATCAGTTTATTGCTGGCGCTGTCGTTCGCCCTGATCATGGCCCGCTATCGTTTCAGCGGACAGCGTTGGCTACACCTGGCGCTCCTGCTGCCTTTGGCCATGCCCGCCTATCTGCTGGCGGCCGTGTACGGCGAACTGCTGGAGTTCGGCGGTCCGGTCCGGCAGACCTTCTATGCGCTCTCGTTCGTCCGCCCGTCCGGATGGGGCTTCGACTGGAGCCAATCTCTTCGTCAGCTCAGCTGCAGCCTGTGTCTTGCGCTGACGTTGTTTCCCTATCTCTACCTGCTGGTGCGCGCCACGCTAATGAGCCTGCCGGAGAGCGTGATGCAGTCCGGGCAGCTGCACAGTCCCCCTGGACTACAGATGTTTTTTCGCGTCCGTTTTCCCTTGCTTCGCCCGACGCTGTGGCTGGGGCTGGCGGTGGTGGCGCTGGAAGCCGTGTCGGATTACGGCGCGGCGAGTTATTTTTCTGTGCCGACGCTGACGACAGCGAGCCTGGATTTCTGGCGCGACAAGGCCCAGTTCGGGGCGGCGGCGCGCATGGCGCTGGCGCTGTTGCCGCTGATCGTGCTGCTCGGCGCGATCGCGCGTCACGGTCGTCTCTGGCAAGTGCGTTACCAACGTCCCGCATCGCCTTACCCGGTCGAACGACCCGAGGCGCCGGTCTGGCTACGCCGCGTCACGCTATCCGCCGGTTGGGGACTGGTGCTGCTGGCGTTCGGCGTGCCGCTTCTTTGGCTGGCCCGCCACTGGCTGACGACGACGGTCACGCTCTGGACGTTTCCGTTGTTACTGGCGACGATTAATAGTGTGCTGGCGGCCACATGCGCAACCCTGATTTCGCTGGGACTGGCGATGCTGTATCTGTTCGACAGGCGGACCGCGGACAATCCCGCGTTTCGGCACCCGCTGCGCTGGCTGGGTTTCAATCGTGTGTTGCCGGGCAGCCTGGCGGGCATGGGCGTGCTGGTAGCGCTCATGCTGTTCGATTCGCGCGGCATGCCGCTGGCGATGGGCGTCTTGTCCGGCTCGGTGCTGATGTTGATCCTGGTTTATAGTTTGCGGGGCGCCAGCCTCATCATCGCCCCGATGCACCAGCAGTTGCGTCAACTGCCGGCGGGCATGAATGCCATGAGTCGAACGCTGGGCTATTCAACGGCGCAAAACATATGGCTGAACGTGTTTCCGTCCGTACGCGGTACGCTGCTCGTGGGTGCGCTGCTGGTCTGGAGCGAGAGCCTGCGGGAGCTGAATGCTTCGCTGCTGTTGCAGCGCGTCAACGTCGATACCCTGTCGACCTATGTGTTTGGCTTTGCCGAATTCGACCAACTACCATGGGTCGCCGCGCCGGCGTTTCTGCTGGTGTTGCTCGGCGTGCCGCCGGTATTAGGACTTCATCGTCTGCTACAGAGGGAAGGATAA
- the speD gene encoding adenosylmethionine decarboxylase yields MQKLKLHGFNNLTKSLSFCIYDICYAKTPADRDGYIAYIDEQYNANRLTEILTETCSIIGANVLNIARQDYEPQGASVTILVSEEPVDPRDVDTSEHPGPLPNSVVAHLDKSHICVHTYPESHPEGGLCTFRADIEVSTCGVISPLKALNYLIHQLESDIVTIDYRVRGFTRDVNGVKHFIDHKINSIQNFMSDDMKSLYHLMDVNVYQENIFHTKMLLKDFDLKHYLFNASPDALSPDEHHRITDLLYREMQEIYYGRNIPAM; encoded by the coding sequence TTGCAAAAGCTGAAACTACATGGCTTTAACAATCTGACCAAGAGCCTGAGTTTTTGTATCTACGATATCTGTTATGCCAAAACGCCAGCCGATCGCGATGGATATATTGCCTACATCGACGAGCAATACAACGCGAACCGTTTGACAGAAATCCTGACCGAAACCTGTTCTATTATCGGCGCCAACGTCCTGAACATAGCCCGTCAGGATTATGAGCCTCAGGGCGCGAGCGTGACCATTCTGGTCAGCGAGGAACCCGTAGATCCGCGCGACGTGGATACCTCCGAACATCCCGGCCCGCTGCCGAATTCGGTTGTCGCCCATTTGGACAAAAGCCATATTTGCGTGCACACCTATCCGGAAAGCCATCCTGAAGGCGGTTTGTGTACGTTCCGTGCCGATATCGAAGTGTCCACCTGCGGCGTCATTTCCCCGCTCAAAGCGCTTAACTATCTGATCCACCAGTTGGAATCAGATATTGTGACCATCGACTACCGCGTGCGCGGATTTACCCGCGATGTGAACGGCGTTAAACACTTCATCGACCATAAAATCAATTCAATACAAAATTTTATGTCGGATGATATGAAGTCGCTGTATCACCTGATGGATGTGAACGTTTACCAGGAAAATATCTTCCATACCAAAATGCTGCTGAAAGATTTCGATCTGAAGCACTATCTGTTCAACGCCAGTCCGGATGCGCTGAGCCCAGACGAGCATCATCGGATTACCGATCTGCTGTACCGCGAAATGCAGGAAATTTATTACGGCAGAAACATCCCCGCCATGTGA